One stretch of Schlesneria sp. DSM 10557 DNA includes these proteins:
- the rimI gene encoding ribosomal protein S18-alanine N-acetyltransferase, with protein MSSGNTSKTDSRRPQCDVQIRWMIRRDMPEVLDIERLSFEFAWSEEDFLCCLRQRNCIGMVAERQERIVGFMIYELLKSQLHVLNFAVAPWARRQGVGTQMVAKLVTKLSQQRRQEITLEVRETNLPAQLFFKRQGLSANSVLRGHYEDTDEDAYVMNYQLYPCEDQIIPFTLRKQAFGFDSDAEAA; from the coding sequence ATGAGCTCAGGGAATACGTCGAAAACAGATTCGCGTCGGCCGCAATGCGACGTTCAGATTCGTTGGATGATCCGTCGGGACATGCCCGAAGTTCTGGATATTGAACGACTGAGCTTTGAATTTGCCTGGAGCGAAGAAGATTTCCTGTGTTGTCTTCGCCAACGCAACTGCATCGGGATGGTTGCCGAACGGCAGGAACGCATCGTTGGCTTTATGATCTATGAACTGCTGAAGTCGCAGCTTCACGTCCTCAATTTTGCCGTCGCCCCCTGGGCTCGCCGACAAGGAGTCGGGACGCAGATGGTCGCGAAGCTGGTGACGAAGCTGTCGCAGCAACGTCGGCAGGAAATCACGCTGGAAGTGCGTGAAACAAACCTCCCTGCTCAGTTGTTTTTCAAGAGACAGGGACTGTCGGCAAACTCAGTGCTTCGTGGTCACTACGAAGACACCGATGAGGATGCCTACGTGATGAACTATCAATTGTACCCCTGCGAAGACCAGATCATTCCCTTCACGCTGCGGAAACAGGCCTTCGGGTTTGACTCCGACGCGGAAGCAGCCTGA